Within the Streptomyces sp. YIM 121038 genome, the region TGCTTCCCGATGGTGCCGTGGTGCGGCCGGACCAGGAACGGCCGCTTCCTGAACGGCGGCCACCCCCACCAGCTCCCCCTCAACTCCCCGCCGCACGCCATCCACGGCACCGGCAGGGACACCGCGTGGAGGACCGCCCGGGTCAGCGACCGCGAGGCCGTGTTCACCTACGACCTCGCGGACCCGTGGCCGTACACCGGCCGGGTCACGCAGATCGTCGAGCTGACGGAGAGCGCGCTGACGCTGCGGATGTCCGTGGAGACGTACGACGACTCCTTCCCGGCGCAGGCGGGCTGGCACCCGTGGTTCAACCGGCGCCTCACCGAGGGCGGTGAGGACGTCAGGATCGCCTTCGACGCGGCCTGGCAGGAGCAGCGCGGCGAGGACCACCTGCCGACCGGGGAGCGCGTCGACCCGCTGCCGGGCCCCTGGGACGACTGCTTCGGCATGCCGGACGGCGTCGACGTCACCCTGACCTGGCCCGGCGAGCTGGAGCTGAACGTGGCCGGCCGGGAGGAGTGGGTGGTCGTGTACGACGAGCAGGAGGCCGCCGTGTGCGTGGAGCCGCAGAGC harbors:
- a CDS encoding aldose 1-epimerase, with the protein product MSSEEITLAAGDAEVSVRPGNGARLGSLKVDGVELLRQGERYGCFPMVPWCGRTRNGRFLNGGHPHQLPLNSPPHAIHGTGRDTAWRTARVSDREAVFTYDLADPWPYTGRVTQIVELTESALTLRMSVETYDDSFPAQAGWHPWFNRRLTEGGEDVRIAFDAAWQEQRGEDHLPTGERVDPLPGPWDDCFGMPDGVDVTLTWPGELELNVAGREEWVVVYDEQEAAVCVEPQSGPPNGLNTLPRLVTPVEPLETSTTWTWRRL